A single Lolium perenne isolate Kyuss_39 chromosome 6, Kyuss_2.0, whole genome shotgun sequence DNA region contains:
- the LOC127307469 gene encoding putative elongation factor TypA-like SVR3, chloroplastic, with protein MQMQTITLRAAPSARRLAPPPPASSSDLSAGRCSLLRSPNSRCRRARSVRASASLDQEVKERADSPSPSAGKTSQATRRDVRNIAIVAHVDHGKTTLVDSMLKQSKVFRENQVVQERIMDSNDLERERGITILSKNTSITYKGTKINIIDTPGHSDFGGEVERVLNMVEGILLVVDSVEGPMPQTRFVLKKALEFGHAVVVVVNKVDRPIARPEFVVNSTFELFIELNATDEQCDFQTVYAIGLKGKAGLSADNLADDLGPLFEAILRCIPEPRIEKDGALQMLVTSTEYDEHKGRIAIGRLHAGELKRGIEVKVCTPDDACRIGKIGELFVYENFGRVPVESVSAGDICAVCGINDIMIGETIADKVAGVALPTIKIEEPTVRMSFSINTSPFVGKEGKFVTSRNLRDRLYRELERNLAMKVEDGETADTFLVSGRGTLHLTILIENMRREGYEFMIGPPKVINKTVDGKLLEPYEIAAIEVPEEYMGSAVELLGKRRGQMLDMEASGPEGVSLLKYKVPTRGLIGLRNAILTASRGRAVLNTIFDSYGPWAGDMTSRDQGSLVAFEGGSTTSYACINAQERGILFVKPGQDIYKGQIVGIHQRPGDLALNVCKKKAATNVRSNKETTVVLDEPLSYSLDDCIEYIQEDELVEVTPLSIRMSKNPKISKKGKH; from the exons ATGCAGATGCAGACCATCACCCTCCGCGCCGCCCCTTCCGCCCGccgcctcgcgccgccgccgccggccagctCCTCCGACCTCTCCGCCGGCCGATGCTCCCTCCTGCGGTCTCCCAACTCCCGCTGCCGGAGGGCCCGCTCCGTCAGGGCCTCGGCCTCCCTCGACCAGGAGGTCAAGGAGCGCGCCGACTCCCCATCTCCCTCCG CGGGGAAGACTAGTCAAGCAACTAGAAGAGATGTGAGGAATATAGCAATCGTTGCTCATGTCGATCATGGAAAGACAACTTTGGTGGATTCCATGTTAAAACAATCCAAG GTTTTCCGAGAAAATCAAGTTGTGCAGGAAAGAATAATGGATTCGAATGATCTGGAGAGGGAAAGAGGAATTACTATACTGAGCAAAAACACATCAATAACCTACAAGGGTACTAAAATCAATATAATTGATACTCCCGGGCATTCAGATTTTGGTGGGGAGGTGGAACGTGTTCTCAACATGGTGGAAGGAATTCTCCTAGTG GTTGATTCTGTGGAGGGACCTATGCCACAAACAAGATTTGTTCTGAAGAAAGCTTTAGAATTTGGACATGCTGTTGTTGTAGTTGTAAACAAGGTTGACAGACCTATTGCTCGTCCAGAGTTTGTGGTGAATTCTACATTTGAGCTATTCATCGAATTAAATGCTACAGATGAACAG TGTGATTTCCAAACAGTCTATGCAATTGGCCTCAAAGGAAAGGCTGGGTTGTCTGCAGATAATTTGGCTGATGACCTTGGACCCCTTTTTGAGGCTATTCTTAGATGCATACCAGAACCACGCATTGAGAAAGATGGTGCCCTCCAAATGCTC GTAACTAGTACTGAGTATGATGAACATAAAGGAAGAATAGCAATTGGACGACTGCATGCAGGAGAACTAAAGCGAGGAATAGAAGTAAAG GTGTGTACGCCAGATGATGCTTGCAGGATTGGCAAAATAGGCGAGCTTTTTGTTTACGAGAACTTTGGACGCGTTCCAGTTGAATCTGTTAGTGCTGGTGACATTTGTGCTGTATGTGGAATCAATGATATCATG ATTGGGGAAACTATAGCTGATAAAGTTGCCGGAGTAGCATTGCCCACTATCAAAATTGAGGAACCAACAGTTAGAATGTCTTTCTCCATCAACACTTCACCTTTTGTTGGAAAAGAG GGGAAATTTGTGACTAGCCGAAATCTCCGTGATAGATTATATCGTGAGCTTGAAAGGAACTTGGCTATGAAAGTAGAAGATGGGGAAACTGCTGATACATTTCTTGTTAGTGGCAGAGGCACACTGCACCTCACCATATTGATAGAGAATAT GCGGAGGGAAGGATACGAGTTTATGATTGGGCCTCCAAAGGTCATAAACAAGACTGTGGATGGGAAGCTACTAGAGCCGTATGAG ATAGCTGCTATAGAGGTACCTGAGGAATATATGGGATCAGCTGTCGAGCTATTGGGGAAAAGGCGTGGGCAAATGCTTGACATGGAAGCTAGTGG GCCGGAGGGAGTTTCATTGCTGAAATACAAGGTTCCAACAAGAGGCCTCATTGGGCTCCGGAATGCAATTCTTACAGCTTCTAGGGGTAGAGCTGTACTTAACACAATCTTTGATAGCTATGGCCCATGGGCTGGAGATATGACTTCACGTGATCAAGGCTCATTG GTGGCATTTGAAGGTGGAAGTACTACTTCTTATGCATGTATTAATGCACAAGAAAGAGGTATACTATTTGTCAAACCAGGGCAAGATATTTACAAAGGCCAAATAGTTGGTATCCATCAGCGACCAGGTGATTTAGCACTTAATGTGTGCAAGAAAAAGGCTGCAACAAATGTTCGGTCCAACAAGGAAACCACAG TGGTTCTTGATGAACCTTTAAGCTACAGTCTGGATGACTGCATAGAGTATATTCAAGAAGATGAGTTAGTTGAGGTTACACCTCTGAGCATTCGCATGTCCAAGAACCCGAAGATTTCGAAGAAGGGCAAGCACTAG